A region from the Bos indicus x Bos taurus breed Angus x Brahman F1 hybrid chromosome 9, Bos_hybrid_MaternalHap_v2.0, whole genome shotgun sequence genome encodes:
- the LDHAL6B gene encoding L-lactate dehydrogenase A-like 6B has product MSWTVGILRASQRAGTVRANFLCLGMAPSPYPPAATPLGGAWAVATASKMATVKCELMKNFTSEEPVRNSKISIVGTGSVGMACAISILLKGLSDELALVDVDEGRLKGETMDLQHGSLFVKMPNIVSSRDYVVTANSNLVIITAGARQEKGETRLNLVQRNVAIFKLMMSSIVQYSPRCKLIVVSNPVDILTYVAWKLSAFPQNRVIGSGCNLDTARFRFLIGQRLSIHSESCHGWILGEHGDSSVPVWSGVNIAGVPLKELNLDIGTDKDPEQWKNVHKDVVASAYEIIKMKGYTSWAIGLSVADLTESILKNLRRVHPVSTRIKGLYGINEEVFLSVPCILGESGITDLIKVKLAPEEEARLQKSAKTLWDIQKELKF; this is encoded by the coding sequence ATGAGCTGGACTGTGGGAATCCTGCGGGCCAGCCAGAGAGCGGGCACTGTGAGGGCGAATTTCCTGTGCCTGGGAATGGCCCCAAGCCCCTACCCGCCGGCAGCCACCCCCCTCGGGGGCGCCTGGGCCGTGGCCACCGCGTCCAAGATGGCGACGGTCAAGTGTGAGCTGATGAAGAATTTCACTTCAGAGGAGCCTGTTCGCAACAGTAAGATCTCTATCGTAGGAACCGGATCAGTTGGCATGGCCTGTGCTATCAGCATCCTGTTAAAAGGCTTGAGCGATGAACTCGCCCTGGTGGATGTTGATGAAGGCCGACTGAAGGGTGAGACAATGGATCTTCAGCATGGCAGCCTTTTCGTGAAAATGCCAAACATTGTTTCCAGCAGAGATTACGTTGTCACTGCAAACTCCAACCTCGTGATTATCACGGCAGGTGCACGCCAGGAAAAAGGAGAAACACGCCTTAATTTAGTCCAGCGAAATGTGGCCATCTTTAAATTAATGATGTCCAGTATTGTTCAGTACAGTCCGCGCTGCAAACTGATTGTGGTTTCCAATCCGGTGGATATCTTGACGTACGTAGCCTGGAAGTTGAGTGCCTTTCCCCAAAACCGTGTTATTGGAAGTGGTTGTAATCTGGACACTGCCCGTTTCCGTTTCTTGATTGGGCAAAGGCTTAGTatccattctgaaagctgtcatGGGTGGATCCTTGGAGAGCACGGAGACTCGAGTGTTCCTGTGTGGAGTGGAGTGAACATCGCAGGTGTCCCTCTGAAGGAACTGAACTTAGATATAGGAACTGATAAAGATCCGGAGCAGTGGAAAAATGTTCACAAAGATGTGGTTGCTAGTGCCTATGAGATTATTAAAATGAAAGGTTATACTTCTTGGGCCATTGGCCTGTCTGTAGCTGACCTAACAGAAAGTATTTTGAAGAATCTTAGGAGAGTGCATCCAGTTTCCACCAGAATTAAGGGTCTCTATGGAATAAATGAAGAAGTATTCCTCAGTGTTCCTTGTATCCTGGGGGAGAGTGGTATTACTGACCTTATAAAAGTAAAGTTGGCCCCTGAAGAAGAGGCTCGTCTGCAGAAGAGTGCAAAAACACTTTGGGATATTCAAAAGGAGCTTAAGTTTTAA